The Indicator indicator isolate 239-I01 chromosome 21, UM_Iind_1.1, whole genome shotgun sequence region AAGAGTCAGAGCCCATGGTGGGGGACACAGCAGCCTCTCCAACCACCCCCAGAGCCACTCACTCTCTTCTCCTGCTTAATGCTTCTGCTCTGATGGGTGGAAGAGTGAAGCTCTTCTTCCTCAGTCCACACAACGTggagggagcagtggaggatgctCCCCCAGGGGGCTGGATTTAGTAGCCAGGCCAAGGAGGACGTTGAGGGTTTGGAGGTGGAGGGTACCCAAAGGGTTGGGGGTGTCCAGGAGGGTAAGGAGGTTGTGAGGGGATTGGGAAATTAGGAAgagggggttgggttgggtagGGGCACTGAGGTCTTGCTGCCCCAGGGGGGTAGTAGGGAGGGTAGACAGGTCTGGGtggtggaggagaaggggcaggaaagggggaggggggaggtgggCCCCTGGATGGAGACCAGGCATAGACTGGAGCTGAAGATGAGCCTCCTGAGGGGGGTTTGGGATagtcagcagcctgtgctggagggtacccagcagctgggggaggTTTGTAGGGAaaggagggctgggggctgggctgggaggaggcGACGTGTCCCACGGCGACCGGGGAGCCGGagaaaggagcagcaggcagagctccatGGGCTGTGGGGCCTGCTGGCAGGTTTGGGGCTGGGCTGTAGGGcagagggaagggctgtggttgTGGGGGGTCGCTGGGTCCAGGtatggcaggaggaggaggaggaggaggtggttgTGAGTCCCTCACAGGCTCCTGCGATCCCTCCGACTTCCTCAGGacctcctgcagcttctccacTCGGACCCGGCGCAGGTGGGAAAGCTTCCTCATGAGGGAGAACTGCTCCAGAAAGGTCTCCAGGGTCACCTCACCCTCCAGGAACTTCTCAGCCATTTTctgagaggggagagggaggagagaggagagggaggagagaggagagggaggagagggaggagagggaggagagaggagagggaggagagaggagagggaggagagaggagagggag contains the following coding sequences:
- the VPS37C gene encoding vacuolar protein sorting-associated protein 37C, translated to MDTLRNRTVEELQELQENAEEIERLALESQEVQELQLEREMALAANRSLAEQNLKFQAPLEAGRSDLSNKYEELQKLAERCKEQKAKLEKFSAALRPQTLLDLLQVESQKIEEESEKMAEKFLEGEVTLETFLEQFSLMRKLSHLRRVRVEKLQEVLRKSEGSQEPVRDSQPPPPPPPPAIPGPSDPPQPQPFPLPYSPAPNLPAGPTAHGALPAAPFSGSPVAVGHVASSQPSPQPSFPYKPPPAAGYPPAQAADYPKPPSGGSSSAPVYAWSPSRGPPPPSPFPAPSPPPPRPVYPPYYPPGAARPQCPYPTQPPLPNFPIPSQPPYPPGHPQPFGYPPPPNPQRPPWPGY